The genomic window GTCGACGACCTCATCCAGCGCACCGTGGCTCCATGCCGCGCGGCGCTCAAGGATGCCGGCATGCAGGCAGGCGAAATCGACGAAGTCGTTCTCGTCGGCGGCATGACGCGCATGCCGAAGGTGCAGGAAGTCGTGAAGTCGTTCTTCGGCAAGGAGCCGCACAAGGGCGTCAACCCGGATGAAGTCGTCGCGCTCGGCGCCGCCATCCAGGCCGGCGTTCTGCAGGGCGACGTCAAGGATGTCCTGCTGCTTGACGTGACCCCGCTGTCGCTCGGCATCGAGACGCTCGGTGGCGTCTTCACCCGCCTGATCGATCGCAACACGACGATCCCGACGAAGAAGTCGCAGACCTTCTCCACAGCCGAAGACAGCCAGAATGCCGTCACCATCCGCGTCAGCCAGGGCGAGCGTGAAATGGCGGCCGACAACAAGCTGCTCGGTCAGTTCGATCTCGTCGGCATTCCGCCGGCGCCGCGCGGCGTGCCGCAGATCGAAGTCACCTTCGACATCGACGCCAACGGCATCGTCAACGTTTCGGCCAAGGACAAGGGCACCGGCAAGGAGCACCAGATCCGCATCCAGGCATCCGGCGGTCTGTCCGATGCCGATATCGAGCAGATGGTGAAGGACGCCGAAGCCAACGCCGAAAGCGACAAGAAGCGCCGCGAAGGCGTGGAGGCGAAGAACCAGGCCGAAAGCCTGCTGCATTCGTCCGAAAAGTCGCTCAAGGAATACGGCGACAAGGTCTCTGCCGAAGACCGGAAGTCCATCGAGGATGCGATCGCGGATCTGCGGTCGGCTCTCGACGCTTCCGAGCCCGACGCCGAAGCCATCAAGGCGAAGTCGCAGACCCTTGCCGAAGTGTCGATGAAGCTCGGCCAGGCCATGTATGAGGCCAGCCAGGCAGAAGCGGCAGCAAACGATGCCCAGCGCGATGCAGCGCAAGATGGGGATAACGTCGTCGATGCGGACTTCGAAGAGGTCAATGACGACGACGACAAGAAGAAGTCGGCTTAACTTCAACTGAGAGATCCCGGCAGCCCATGAGCGGCGGCCGGGATCGTCAGACGTGTGGGGCTGGCATTCAATGGCGAAAGCAGATTTCTACGAGACGCTCGGGGTCCAAAAAGGGGCCGACGAGAAAGAACTGAAAAGCGCCTATCGCAAACTTGCTATGAAGTACCACCCCGATCGCAATCCCGGCGATGCGGAGGCGGAGCGCAAGTTCAAGGAAGTCGGCGAAGCTTACGAGACGCTGAAGGATCCGCAGAAGCGGGCCGCCTATGACCGCTTCGGCCATGCCGCTTTCGAGCAGGGTGGTCCCGGTGGCTTCGGTGGTGGTGGCTTCGGCGGCGCAGGCGCCGGCGGCTTCTCCGATATCTTCGAAGACATCTTCGGCGAGATGATGGGTGGCGGCGGTCGCCAGCGTCGCTCTGGTGGCGGCGGAAGCGGTCGCGAGCGTGGTGCCGATCTGCGCTACAACATGGAAATCAGCCTCGAAGAGGCGTTCCATGGCAAGACCGCCCAGATCCGCGTCCCCTCGTCCATCCAGTGCGACAATTGTTCGGGCTCCGGCGCCAAGCCGGGCACGCATCCGACGACGTGCACCACCTGCTCGGGCAGCGGCCGCGTGCGGGCAGCGCAAGGGTTCTTCTCGATCGAGCGCACCTGCCCCACCTGCCAGGGTCGCGGGCAGACGATCAACGATCCCTGCCCGAAATGCTCCGGCCAGGGCCGCGTAACGGAAGACCGGTCGCTGTCGGTCAATATTCCGGCCGG from Georhizobium profundi includes these protein-coding regions:
- the dnaK gene encoding molecular chaperone DnaK, translating into MAKVIGIDLGTTNSCVAVMDGKDAKVIENAEGARTTPSMVAFSDDGERLVGQPAKRQAVTNPENTLFAIKRLIGRTFQDPTTQKDKGMVPYKIVNAPNGDAWVHASGTDYSPSQISAMILQKMKETAESYLGEKVEKAVITVPAYFNDAQRQATKDAGKIAGLEVLRIINEPTAAALAYGLDKKDGKTIAVYDLGGGTFDVSILEIGDGVFEVKSTNGDTFLGGEDFDMRLVEYLAAEFKKEQGIDLKNDKLALQRLKEAAEKAKIELSSSSQTEINLPFITADQSGPKHLTMKLSRAKFESLVDDLIQRTVAPCRAALKDAGMQAGEIDEVVLVGGMTRMPKVQEVVKSFFGKEPHKGVNPDEVVALGAAIQAGVLQGDVKDVLLLDVTPLSLGIETLGGVFTRLIDRNTTIPTKKSQTFSTAEDSQNAVTIRVSQGEREMAADNKLLGQFDLVGIPPAPRGVPQIEVTFDIDANGIVNVSAKDKGTGKEHQIRIQASGGLSDADIEQMVKDAEANAESDKKRREGVEAKNQAESLLHSSEKSLKEYGDKVSAEDRKSIEDAIADLRSALDASEPDAEAIKAKSQTLAEVSMKLGQAMYEASQAEAAANDAQRDAAQDGDNVVDADFEEVNDDDDKKKSA
- the dnaJ gene encoding molecular chaperone DnaJ, whose product is MAKADFYETLGVQKGADEKELKSAYRKLAMKYHPDRNPGDAEAERKFKEVGEAYETLKDPQKRAAYDRFGHAAFEQGGPGGFGGGGFGGAGAGGFSDIFEDIFGEMMGGGGRQRRSGGGGSGRERGADLRYNMEISLEEAFHGKTAQIRVPSSIQCDNCSGSGAKPGTHPTTCTTCSGSGRVRAAQGFFSIERTCPTCQGRGQTINDPCPKCSGQGRVTEDRSLSVNIPAGIEDGTRIRLAGEGEAGLRGGPSGDLYIFLSVKPHEFFQRDGADLYCAVPISMTTAALGGQFDVVTLDGTKTRVKVPEGTQSGKQFRLRSKGMPVLRSQQSGDLYIQVAIETPQNLTKRQRELLTEFEQLSSKENSPESSGFFSRMKDFFDTLSN